In Pantoea agglomerans, the genomic stretch AGGGCTTGCGCCCGTTGTGCTGCGCAACCTGCTGGATTTTATTGAGGCTCATCTCGATCAGCCGCTGACCCTGGCGCAGCTGAGCCAGCAGGCGGCGCTGAGCGAATTTCACTTTGCGCGTATGTTTCGCCACTCGGTGGGCGAAGCGCCGCATCAGTATGTGATGCGCCGCCGGATGCTGCGGGCGAAGGCGATGCTGGCTGATGACTCGCTGTCGTTAACGGCGATCGCCCTGAGCTGCGGGTTCTCCTCACCCAGCCACTTCACTAATCGCTTCAGGCAGATGCATGGCATGTCGCCTTCCCTGTGGCGCAGCAATCCCCCATCCAGTGGTGCAGACGAAGGTTAATCGCGGGCTGCTTCAACACTATTTACCCCTTCCTGCTATTGCCACGATAGCGGGTAACAGGGATCGCGCGGGTGTGAATTCAGCAAAGCGGGCTGGCGCTGCCTGAGCTGAGCGCCTGCCGGCTACGGCGAAAATCATTCAGGGAGGCGGGGCGCATCAGCTTATTTCTCTCCGCTTCAGGAGCCTGCTGAAATATGAGCAACCCCTGAAACCGGTCGCCGTTTTCATGCTGCAACAGCCCATGCCTGCCGAGTGGAAATATGCGATAGAGGCTGAATTAAAAGGCGCTGGCCTGGTGTGCCAGGGATCCCCCTTTATGCCAGAAGAGAAAGTGATGCCAGGCCATCTCCGGCGGCAGCAATTGTTTACTCACATTCATTCCAAATAAATAAACTGCCGTCCGTTCTGCCCGGCCTGATGAGAAGAGAGGATGCCGCCGCAGATAATATCTCTCTGCAGAGCGATCGGCGGAAGGCGTCATTATTTTGCTTGCGGGATATAAGAATTTTCCACACGAAAATTCTGTGATCTATTAACGGCGATGTTTAATGGTGATCGGTAAGATGACAATCTGTGTAGCGGGGTGGTTTTATATTTTTGCCATTAAAATCAATGGTTAGTAATTAAATTTTTAGGGCATCATTAAACGCTTCTTGCTGAAAAATATCTATAGAAATAGTGAAGAAATTAGCGGAACTAACCAGTATTTTCTGTCAAAAAAAGAGATTAAGCAGCACAAATAATTAAGAATATTCTAGTTGAATATCGTCGAACTTTATATTTGATCGCGGGCGGTAAATTGCTCTATTATCTCGCTCGCACAAATAAATATCTGATACCACACAGCGATTAAACGAGGGAAAGAATAATGGCTGATAGTTTCCAGAACGAGGTGCCAAAGGCACGTATTAACCTGAAGCTTGATCTGCATACAGGAGGTGCAAGTAAGAAAACCGAATTACCGTTAAAGTTACTGGTCGCGGGCGATTTCAGCCACGGTCAGGAAACGGCGCCGCTGTCAGAAAGAAAAAAAGTGAACGTAAATAAGAATAATTTTAACAGCGTGCTTTCTGAATATTCCCCAAAAGTTAATCTCACTATTAAAAATACGCTGGCCAACGACGGCAGTGAAGAAAATATCAGCCTGACTTTCCAGGATTTAAAAGATTTCTCCCCCGAACAGGTGGCGCGCCAGATCCCGCAGCTGAAAGCCATGCTGGCGATGCGCAATTTGCTGCGCGATTTAAAAGCCAATCTGCTGGATAACCAGGCTTTCCGAAAAGAGCTGGAAAAAATTCTGCTCGACCCGGCATTAAGTGCTGAGCTGCGCAATGAGCTCTCTGCGCTGGCACCCAGGTCTTAATCGCATCAATAACTTAAATGGATTAGAGGAATGCTCATGACTGTTCAAAACGAAGGTCTGGCTGGAAGCGAGAGCGTGGTGCAGGAACGTTCTGAAGCGGACGGCGTTTATGCCTCCCTGTTTAGAAAGATCAATTTAAACCCGGTTTCTCAACTGAGCGCGCTGGATATCTGGCAGGACAACCAGGCGATGTCGGATGCCACGGCGGATGAGCGTCTTACCGCCGGCATGCAGGTGTTTCTGGAGTGCCTGAGCAAAGCGGGAGCAAGGGTTGACAAGCTCGACAAATCTCTGATTGATCACCATATTTCCGAGCTGGATCGCCAGATTAGCCGCCAGCTCGATGCGGTGATGCACCATGAAGATTTTCAGGCGGTAGAGTCCCTCTGGCGCGGGGTGAAATCGCTGGTGGATAAAACCGATTTCCGCCAGAACGTAAAAATCGAGCTGCTGGATATGTCGAAAGACGATCTGCGCCGCGACTTTGAGGACAGCCCGGAGATTATCCAGAGCGGTCTCTATCTGCAGACCTACGTCGCCGAATATGACACTCCGGGTGGAGAGCCGATTGCCGCGCTGATTTCCGCCTACGAATTTGACGCCTCGGCGCAGGACGTTGCCCTGCTGCGCAATATTTCAAAAGTCTCTGCCGCCGCGCATATGCCGTTTATCGGCTCGGCCGGCCCGAAATTCTTCCTGAAAGAGAGCATGGAAGAGGTGGCGGCCATCAAGGATATCGGCAACTACTTCGACCGCGCCGAATATATCAAGTGGAAATCTTCCGCAACACCGAACTGTGATATTAACCTTTTGATTTAAATGCCTTGCAACGTGCTTACGCTCAGACTGTGCCCACAGTTATGCCCACAGAAAACGTGCCCGCCGGTACGCATCAGTTCCGGGAAAATGACTGCTTCCAGAGCTGGTATTCCCTGTACTCCCACCGGGACGCGCGACCAAATTTTCTGGGCGGTGGCAGCTTGCCCTGCTGGATTTGTTTGTAGAAGTAGCGATCGGTAAAGCCAGAGTCGCGTACCATGAATTTCATGTCAATAAGTGAATCATCACGAAGTTCCATCATTTTTCCCCTGGGATTAAGCCTGCTCAGGCTGTTCATGATTGACCAGGCGCAGCCGGAAACATCTTCAGCTGCTGGCGGAGCCTGGCGTTGACTCTCTTCTTCAGCGGGATGCGGTATATTGTGAAGAGGGATGCAGCACAGAGAGGGCTTCCGCCAGCGCCTCGTTCATGAAAGAGGCCGGGCCCGTAATCGTCGTGCGCAGACGGAGCATCCCCGTCGTTTCCACCACCGCGCCCGGAACAACGCTGAGTGCTGCACTGACCACCCGGACCAGGCGCGGGAGGCGGAACAGAGAGGCCGTCAGGATCAGAGAGGCCTGTTTACTGTCCTGCTGACAGATGATTTTCATGGTGTCTCCTGAATATGCGTTAGCCGGGAATACCGGCAAGATAAGCCACAACGATCACCAGGGCGGACAGGGCAAGCGAGCCTGCTGTCAGGCCGGCGCCTGCGATCGCAGAGAGAGTAAAAATCCAGACAAGCGCACGTAATACCGGGCGCTTTCTGGTGCGGTCAGAATGGTTATTCATGAAAAGTTCCGGGCATATAAAATCAGATCCCTGCGCGGCGACGGACGTATGGCGCGACTGACGTCACAGAGCATCTGTTATGGCCAGTTGTCAGTCGTCGCGAAGGGAGAGGGAATAACTTACAAGCTGCCGGCCAGCCGGATGAGTATGCCCGGTGCGGGCGGCAAAACCGGTAACGTGGGCGTCGTTATCCGTGATGAGCGGGAGCCTGCATCAGGAATGCCGTTCATCGCTGCCTTCTTTTGCACAAGAAGACTCGTCGCGTCCTGAAGCCACAGTCGGGATCCGTTCATCCATGGCCTGACAGAAACCGGCACGTTTTTCTGCCCAGTTCTGATTGGCTGCCCGGCAGGCACAACCGGCCGCTTCCTTCCACATTTTCGCGGCAAGCGCATAGTTACCGTCTCTTTCAACCCTCGCCGCGTCAGAAGCAGTAAGGGAATACCGGCTGACGCGCTGGCCGTAAACAGGGGATTTCATTCTTTTCTCCTTTCTGTGTCACCCACGCCGGACCTGAACGTTTCGGCCGGCGTGAGCAGGCGGCATATCAGGGCATCCACCTCATCGCTTTCAGATGGCGGATGGCGTTCAGCTCAGCAGTGATCAGGCTGTCCACCAGCCGGGCGTAAGCCTCCTCAGCGTCTTTGCTGTAAAGCGTGCAGACAATGCCTGACGGCAGGTAAGGGGAGACAAACTGATGGAGCTTTTCAGGGAAGAGCGACGCAAGCTCTTCCCGCAGCGCCTTCATTTCATCCTCTGCAGCCTCAGCGTTCCGCTGTTCCTGACGTCGTCCTGGGCGGGAGAAACAGATCATGGCTGGCCCTCCTGAAGCAAAATTTCAACAACATGGTCAAAGGCAATCTGTAACAGCGGCAGCGGTGGCTGAGGTGGAAGGGCTGGCGGCGGCTGGGATGAAAAGCTGGCGCCGGTGACGATATTTTCCGGTGCAAACTCGATATTGCGGATGGCGTTAAAAGGGCGAGCAAAAGCGGCATCGCCCCTGATGTGTGACTGCATCATGGGAAATGTTCCTCTGTCAGGCTGGGGGATTAAATCTGGTTGTTGTAGTCGGCATGGCTGAGCAACTCCCAGTGCCGACCGTTGTCTCGTGAAAGCAGGCGCCAGTGCGGCGTAACGCGGAGTGTCAGGTACCCGTCACGCCAGGTTCGTCTGGCGTGAATATGTCCAGCGCGCCACTGTCTGATTTGCTGTTGCGCGCGCCGGGTTATCCTGTCGGGTGCATGAGGCTTGGACATCACGGCTGCCTCATTTCAGCGGCGCAGGCAGCGGCGAGCTTCTGCACAAACACCCAGACAATGCCTTCCATGAAGCTGACAAACTGCCGGCTTCGGTTTAATACGCTGGCGGTAAAGATGTACCGGCCATGACGGATCTGAATAACCACAGGGGCCTCCTTCAGGCATAAAAAAACCGCCACAGCGGGCGGTTGGATTCAGGACTGCCATTGAAAGCTTCACGGTTGCAGGTCTGCCTCATCCTCTTCAGAGTCGGTGCAGCAGCAGCAGGTGGGACGCAGGTCAGGATGAATACTGAAAATCGGGCTGACGATGGCATGATCCATCTCTTCCAGTAAATTCATTAGGGCCGTACGATAAGCGTCAGCCTCTTCTTTGCTGATTTTTCCTTCCTGTGAGCAGGCATCAGTCATGTCCATTGATGCATACAGTTTTTCAGCCACATCGAAAAGTGTGTCGATGACGTTTTCTGCAACTTCACGGTTTTGCATAGTGACCTCCGGGTCAGATGAATGCCCTGTCGGGCGGGGTTAACGTAACGACGTTTCAAAACTCATGGGCGCCATATTCATTGACGACGACGATGCGTGTAGTTCTCATGAAATCAGCGATTTCATCGCCTACATTCTGCCAGTGCGCCAGTGCCAGAAGCACATCACTGCGGCTCTGGCAGTGGCAGGCACCCACATATGCCTGCACATGAACAAGGGCGAGGCGCTGCATTTCTTTCTGAGTCAGGACAGATGACGATTTGTCTTTTTGCATTGGATTCTCCGGATTTAGACGTAAAAAAACCGCCTCAGTGGACGGTGCGTATGCCTGCTTTTAACAGCATCAGGCGAGATGGTATCCTCCTATTAACCATGGGTATAAAGGGGAATTACTATGTCCAAATGAAACTACATAATTGATTAATAATTGCTACGGTGTTTGCGCGCTGATAGATATGTTGAAAGTCATTACATATTGGAGAATGTTTTGGAAATAGATAAATTAAACACTTTTCTGGCAACAGCTCTGGGTGGCTTAATGCTTAAATGGTTGGTAAGCACTATTAAAGCCTTTTGGAACTGGGTGCATAAAGTTTATCCCGAAGAAAATTTTCTTGTAGATGAGCTTGGGATTAACGCCCCTCTAATCAGGTTTAGTTACTGTAAATACAAGAAAAATATTAAGCCAAGGACAGCCAGGCAACTTTCTTCTCAAGTCAAAGGGGGAATAGCTATTGCCATTTTTTTCTTACTATCATTTATATGGATTGCGCATTTATTCAGCAAGCTCCCTCTGGAGAGCATGGAGGTGACCATGCAATCAAGTCAAGATACAATATGGATTCGACCTGGGAAAGCTCAAAACCCTCAAGGTGCACAAACCTGGAGTATCACCCCAGATATCTGTAAAGACATGAGTGAGCTTAATAAGATAAAAAGTATAAAGACATCTACAAAGGAAAGTGTTTGCGATTACATGCTAATTCCTGAAAAGATGGAAAAGTTAAAAGATCTCAGTTCTAAGAACTACTTTTTTACTATCTTGCTAATTTCAGTCATTCTCCCGGCTTTGCTTTATCTTGCGTCTGTAGGAGTTGCAATGGTTATTGATGTAAGTATAACTAAAAAAATATTTGAATATAATAAAAGGGAATTATCCAAAATCGCGTCTTATATAACTTAGCGGCTCCTTTTTAATTTGAAGGTGGTGGAAAATGCATGATCTTACCATCTTCAATGATTTTTATGCGTTATGCTATTCAAATGAGAATATCTTTTTTATTCAAACCAATGATATTGGTGTATGAATACGCCTCTGTTTCACATGGATTGTGCGTCCAGCTTCATTACCGATGCGCTGGTGTTGTGGCTTCGAACGGTATTCACTATAAGACGAAGCACCTTTCATAATCTGTTTGTGATACTCCGTTTCTGTCTCCACTGCCTTACTGACGCGATCGCTTGCTACTCGCCTGCATTGGTTTTCCGCCCGGCTGAGTTCAGTACCCCGTGCTGGTGGTTCCCATCCCAGCTCAGAAGCCAGAATCTCTTCAATCTTGCGACACTCAATCGCCTCAACCATGCGACACATATGTCGGCGTGTTCTGGCGTTGTCTTTCAACACAGGTTTAACAGATCTGCCATAGCTGATATTTGCCATACTTCCCCCGCTAAGTTACTGGCTGCACAGTCGCAACAATGCACTCAGTAACCTGAGGTCGGTGCGTTCTCGGCACCTGCCGTAGAGCTTCCTGCTCGTTGTTAAAGAGCCTATGTCATGCAGGTTGATAGGATATCGCTGCTTAAAAAGACTTTATCTTCATGATAAATTCGCGTCAATATCAAAATGATAAATATCACAAGTTGTGATTTATCTTTTTGATTTAAAAATGTTTGGTTTAGCTCGAAACCTGCATGAGAAGGTTTCGAGAAAAGAGAACTTATGAAGGGGGGAGTGCGGTTAACTGACTTTATCGAGGCGTTCGAGGAAACGCGTATGCTTTAGTATTGCTGCAACATACTGGATTTTTTCAATCTCGTCTGGAGCCAGCGTGATTGGATGATGCTGGCTATTTACACTTGTAAAAAGATAAGACCCATCTCGGGTTTTATTGAAAATTTTTATCATGTTACGCCCGTCCCTGGTCCTTACGAAAACTTCATCTCCGACCTGGACAGGAGTATTGGGTTCTATTACGACGAATTCACCTGATTGAATCCTTGGCCACATGCTATCGCCTTTCACTTTCAGCCCAAAAGCTTCCAGGTCCTTACTACATATGCATAACCAGCCAGCGTGAAGCTCCATCATATCCACCGAGCCATCTGTGCCCAGTAAAGCCTCTCCTACCACTCGTACAAAGCCTTTAGCAGGTGCGCCTGCAATCTCAACCTCATCTTCCGGGATGTTGTCAGGATGAATGCTATCCAGCCATCCCGTAGGAAGCTTTAACGAACTTTCAATTCGGCGGGCAAGCCTGTCACCAATATTTCTAAATGCCTCATTGCCTAATACCTGGCTGAGCTGGGCGGGGTTCAGTCCACACTGCTCTGCAAAGCCAGCCTTAGTTGCATCGGTTTGCTGCAAATGTTCATTTAGAAGCTTTGACAGGTTGACCTTTCTGATCTCTTTGTTTTCCATCTTTAAATTCTCACATGATTTATCTGCATGATAAATGTTCAAAAAGATAAACTTGGTTGCTTGTAATTTATCTAATTGATAAAGTCGCATCGGTTTTAAAGCAGAGGAGGGTAGCGGATGAACAATGAACTTTTACGTTGGCGCAAAGATGCTAGCAAAGAAGAGTGGGCGCTATTAGCTGGTAAGGCAATGACGACCGTAGGCTATCTGGATCAGCTGGCTTACGGTTTCAGGAAGGCTTCTCCCTCAAAAGCTGTTCAGATTGAGAAGGCCTCAGCTGAATTCACCTCAAGGAAGCCGGTAACTAAAGAAAGTCTGGTGTTTGGTTCACGTGCCTAGCTGAGAAAAATCAAAGCACGGCTTTTAAACGGAGCTGTTATGAGCATGACACTCATGACTCAGGCTATGAGCATCAAAGTAGGAAATCCCATCCGAAAGCTGGTGCTGATCAAGCTTGCAGACAATGCCAATGATAAAGGCGAGTGCTGGCCTTCCTATCAGCATATTGCTGACCAGTGCGAAATCGGACGGTCCACAGTAAAAGCCCACATCAGGGCTCTGGAGGAAATGGGGCTAGTACGACGTGAGTATCGTAAGAATGGAGACTTCAATCAGTCAAATCTCTTCCATCTCACATTCGATAAATTAACCCAAAGCGCTAAAGCCAGTAGTGGGGCAAATAATGACCTAGGGCAGGATTTGACCGAGGGGGTAGGGCAAATCATAACCGGGGTGGGTCAGAATCTGACCGAGGGTGGGGCAGGAGTTGTCCCAGGGGGTGGGGCAGGAGCTGCCCCCAGAACCAGTCACTTTTTTGAACCAGTCATAGAATCTCAAAACATAACACCCGCCGCTGACGCGACGTACGTGACGAAAACGGGCTTATCTCGTTACGCTTTCGAAGGCAGGGTGGTGAAGCTGAACCACGCAGACTTTGCATCGTGGCAAAAACTCTACTCGAGCGTTGATTTGCTCTATGAGCTGCAGAAACTCGACATTGAGTTTTCACATGAGCGGCCAAAAAGCTGGTTTATCACAGCCAGCCAGAAGCTCAGCTACCAGAACAAACAGGCTGCACGGCGGGGCCAGCTACCGGCTGAGGATACAAGC encodes the following:
- a CDS encoding helix-turn-helix domain-containing protein, which encodes MSMTLMTQAMSIKVGNPIRKLVLIKLADNANDKGECWPSYQHIADQCEIGRSTVKAHIRALEEMGLVRREYRKNGDFNQSNLFHLTFDKLTQSAKASSGANNDLGQDLTEGVGQIITGVGQNLTEGGAGVVPGGGAGAAPRTSHFFEPVIESQNITPAADATYVTKTGLSRYAFEGRVVKLNHADFASWQKLYSSVDLLYELQKLDIEFSHERPKSWFITASQKLSYQNKQAARRGQLPAEDTSQPHWNDLSEWENNFI
- the tssB gene encoding type VI secretion system contractile sheath small subunit, with amino-acid sequence MADSFQNEVPKARINLKLDLHTGGASKKTELPLKLLVAGDFSHGQETAPLSERKKVNVNKNNFNSVLSEYSPKVNLTIKNTLANDGSEENISLTFQDLKDFSPEQVARQIPQLKAMLAMRNLLRDLKANLLDNQAFRKELEKILLDPALSAELRNELSALAPRS
- a CDS encoding ANR family transcriptional regulator; this translates as MKSPVYGQRVSRYSLTASDAARVERDGNYALAAKMWKEAAGCACRAANQNWAEKRAGFCQAMDERIPTVASGRDESSCAKEGSDERHS
- a CDS encoding helix-turn-helix transcriptional regulator; the encoded protein is MMELRDDSLIDMKFMVRDSGFTDRYFYKQIQQGKLPPPRKFGRASRWEYREYQLWKQSFSRN
- a CDS encoding helix-turn-helix transcriptional regulator, with protein sequence MENKEIRKVNLSKLLNEHLQQTDATKAGFAEQCGLNPAQLSQVLGNEAFRNIGDRLARRIESSLKLPTGWLDSIHPDNIPEDEVEIAGAPAKGFVRVVGEALLGTDGSVDMMELHAGWLCICSKDLEAFGLKVKGDSMWPRIQSGEFVVIEPNTPVQVGDEVFVRTRDGRNMIKIFNKTRDGSYLFTSVNSQHHPITLAPDEIEKIQYVAAILKHTRFLERLDKVS